A stretch of the bacterium genome encodes the following:
- the gspM gene encoding type II secretion system protein GspM, translating to MIKISEKNKEPALIIGSIVGFILFAFGVIYPLVNDTRKVRQEIENKRRKIKSFSSIAEKKEIVQARLDYLKSKRETFDQRLLSGDTPAVAAAELQTILNDMASEHELVINSQRIINPKERGILLEVPVQITTQCTITKLKELLYQIESYPKFLSISDLNIRVYRVRDAKDVEARIDVSGFIVNSKGTTGKGTT from the coding sequence GTGATAAAGATCAGTGAGAAAAATAAAGAACCAGCCCTGATTATCGGCAGTATTGTCGGGTTCATACTTTTTGCTTTCGGTGTTATTTATCCGCTTGTGAATGATACCAGGAAGGTCAGGCAGGAGATTGAGAATAAAAGGCGCAAGATTAAAAGCTTTTCCTCGATTGCCGAAAAAAAGGAAATCGTTCAGGCCCGCCTGGATTACTTAAAGAGCAAACGGGAAACCTTCGATCAGCGGCTTTTATCCGGCGATACTCCGGCTGTGGCTGCCGCAGAGCTGCAAACCATATTGAACGATATGGCCAGTGAACATGAGCTTGTGATCAACAGCCAGAGAATCATTAACCCTAAAGAGCGGGGAATTCTTCTGGAAGTCCCTGTTCAGATTACTACTCAGTGCACGATAACCAAGCTCAAGGAATTACTTTACCAGATTGAATCATACCCCAAATTTTTGAGTATTTCCGACCTCAACATCCGGGTTTACCGAGTACGCGATGCAAAAGATGTTGAAGCGAGAATCGATGTTTCCGGTTTTATTGTAAACAGCAAGGGCACTACCGGTAAGGGTACCACCTGA
- a CDS encoding type II secretion system protein GspL — protein sequence MLYLQQSLGIDFRDRILRIVHLGRTLKGIVLVDYFIRKYPPLPPGSGKGEAEGDVDPLSVDLQNFIRERKIKQEQIVIGIPKEKVTLKEIVLPKVEEKQFQEMLEYEVERHIPFAVQGIAYDYQVLSKEGELVKVLLGIVKKDDLQRVLNLLDIEETKPVVMDVTAIAGTSWLISQNNLGDNKITAIVDIGESKVELVILAGKEIKATRSFNRTQNRLEDAYITEMVRPLERARSDQPNPAQSRIESEPFTPPPSWEEEEDGEAGGIPSVFQAVVQEGMEEDNAPVYEPINENICSLGQDIIRELDIAMNVFSGFEEEKNLDELILTGTEAYSGFLPEYIEAQTGVQVRILNPLRNITTKSIPGKIASSLSMAAGLALRGLEDQPLMLNFLAEGKKVKRKVNHLVVTATFMVLIVVLSLAWVLGMRYENGLISLELSKRLKALQPDVTIVKNISQEVEDVDKELSTISNIIETEISKMEILKELTTILPADTWLDNLSASNEKVEIDGYSESPSNLISMLEISPLLENVQFASSITKMGPGKERFKIKADIERKKPLTEPEEDKDSGKGKHPGSRKTAGKGNRDKDQ from the coding sequence TTGCTATATTTACAACAGAGCTTAGGTATTGATTTTCGGGACCGCATCTTGCGGATTGTTCACCTTGGGCGAACATTGAAGGGGATTGTCCTGGTCGATTATTTTATCAGGAAGTATCCTCCTCTGCCGCCAGGATCAGGCAAGGGAGAAGCGGAAGGGGATGTGGATCCGCTGTCCGTTGATCTGCAGAATTTTATCAGGGAAAGGAAAATCAAGCAGGAGCAGATAGTTATCGGCATCCCCAAGGAAAAAGTGACCCTGAAAGAGATCGTTCTGCCCAAGGTTGAAGAAAAGCAGTTCCAGGAGATGCTGGAATATGAGGTGGAGCGGCATATTCCGTTTGCAGTCCAGGGGATCGCCTATGATTATCAGGTCTTGAGCAAAGAGGGCGAGCTGGTAAAGGTTCTTTTGGGAATCGTAAAAAAGGACGATCTGCAGCGGGTTCTCAACCTGCTGGATATTGAAGAAACCAAGCCTGTCGTCATGGACGTTACCGCCATTGCCGGTACGAGCTGGCTGATCAGCCAGAACAATCTTGGCGATAATAAGATAACGGCTATTGTGGATATTGGAGAGAGCAAGGTCGAACTGGTTATTCTGGCCGGGAAAGAGATCAAGGCAACCAGAAGCTTTAACCGGACACAAAACCGGCTGGAAGACGCCTACATTACTGAAATGGTCAGACCACTCGAGAGAGCCCGATCAGACCAGCCCAATCCGGCCCAAAGCCGGATAGAGAGTGAGCCGTTTACCCCTCCGCCGTCATGGGAAGAGGAGGAGGATGGTGAAGCAGGAGGTATCCCCTCGGTTTTCCAGGCTGTTGTACAAGAGGGGATGGAAGAAGATAATGCTCCCGTTTATGAGCCTATCAATGAGAATATTTGCAGCCTGGGGCAGGATATCATTCGGGAGCTTGACATTGCCATGAATGTTTTTTCCGGATTTGAAGAGGAAAAAAACCTTGATGAATTGATTCTGACCGGGACCGAGGCTTACAGTGGTTTCCTGCCCGAATACATCGAGGCGCAAACTGGCGTGCAGGTTCGAATTTTGAATCCGTTAAGGAATATCACCACCAAGAGCATTCCGGGCAAAATCGCCTCCAGTTTATCCATGGCCGCGGGGCTGGCTCTGCGCGGCCTGGAAGATCAGCCGCTCATGCTGAATTTCCTGGCTGAGGGGAAAAAAGTCAAAAGGAAAGTCAATCACCTGGTGGTCACGGCTACCTTTATGGTCCTGATTGTGGTGTTGAGTCTGGCCTGGGTCCTCGGTATGCGGTATGAAAACGGGCTGATATCTCTGGAATTGAGCAAGCGCCTGAAAGCCCTTCAGCCTGACGTGACGATCGTGAAAAATATCTCTCAGGAGGTTGAGGACGTCGATAAGGAACTTTCGACCATCTCGAATATTATCGAGACCGAGATCAGCAAGATGGAAATTCTGAAGGAGTTGACCACTATTCTTCCGGCGGATACCTGGCTGGACAATCTGTCCGCTTCCAATGAAAAAGTGGAAATCGATGGCTACTCCGAGTCTCCATCCAATCTGATTTCCATGCTGGAGATATCCCCTCTGCTGGAAAATGTGCAGTTTGCCTCCAGTATTACCAAGATGGGCCCCGGAAAAGAGCGCTTTAAGATCAAAGCCGATATCGAGCGGAAAAAGCCTCTGACGGAGCCGGAAGAAGATAAGGATTCCGGTAAAGGGAAACATCCGGGCTCCAGGAAAACTGCCGGAAAGGGAAACCGTGATAAAGATCAGTGA
- a CDS encoding prepilin-type N-terminal cleavage/methylation domain-containing protein, whose product MKQEQGFTLIEVIISLTILAMIMGVIMGGFRLSTRSWEAGEKRLDEQQRMRCVFDILIQDIKSCMGILRPPKFETDAAGEATFDRNRQRWTVVFFGEAHKLTLITTASGIDRQLKKGTLRYVSYYLGEDEEKPGMNMEESPWLSQYPPPLDEETPAPQVHRYSLYPDVIDITFQYYGIKKIAGEVVEIDAEPEWYEDWNPLELVESGEKYLLNLPQRVRVTIHRKPEGEAREEEKDIVTSFDIPIPVVERRENVIPGQGQG is encoded by the coding sequence ATGAAACAGGAACAGGGATTTACCCTTATCGAGGTGATAATCTCTCTGACCATCCTGGCCATGATCATGGGCGTGATCATGGGAGGATTCCGGTTAAGCACCCGGTCATGGGAGGCCGGTGAGAAAAGACTGGATGAGCAGCAGCGGATGCGGTGTGTGTTCGATATCCTGATACAGGATATCAAATCCTGCATGGGAATCCTCAGACCGCCCAAGTTTGAGACCGATGCAGCGGGAGAAGCAACGTTCGACCGGAACCGGCAGAGATGGACAGTAGTGTTTTTTGGAGAAGCTCATAAGCTGACCTTGATTACCACAGCTTCCGGCATTGACCGACAGTTGAAGAAAGGAACTTTGCGGTATGTCTCGTATTATCTTGGTGAGGATGAGGAAAAGCCGGGCATGAATATGGAAGAAAGCCCCTGGTTATCCCAGTATCCACCGCCCCTGGATGAGGAAACCCCGGCACCGCAGGTACACCGTTATTCTCTGTATCCGGATGTGATTGATATTACCTTTCAATATTACGGTATCAAGAAAATTGCTGGTGAGGTGGTGGAAATCGATGCCGAGCCGGAATGGTATGAGGACTGGAATCCGCTGGAATTAGTGGAGAGTGGAGAAAAGTACCTTCTCAATCTGCCGCAAAGGGTTCGGGTTACCATTCACCGAAAGCCGGAAGGAGAGGCTCGGGAAGAGGAAAAGGATATAGTCACCAGCTTTGATATCCCTATTCCGGTTGTAGAGCGGAGGGAAAACGTAATCCCAGGACAAGGGCAGGGATGA
- a CDS encoding prepilin-type N-terminal cleavage/methylation domain-containing protein: MSKDPAGFTLLEVMVAVAILAIGLVTVFQLFSGSLHSARVSADYTRAVMGARAKMDEILGYLYVEDFEEKVERQGEFGTKEGEDLFQGYRWEITDEDYIIDELEEEWAKNNASIDEKDFQLRKITVRVTWESGQNEKSVELVTVKMFYKKPS; the protein is encoded by the coding sequence ATGAGTAAGGATCCGGCAGGCTTTACCCTGCTCGAAGTGATGGTTGCGGTAGCTATTCTGGCCATAGGTCTGGTTACGGTTTTCCAGTTGTTTTCCGGATCGCTGCACTCGGCCAGGGTGTCGGCGGATTATACCAGGGCGGTGATGGGTGCCAGAGCGAAAATGGATGAAATTCTGGGCTATCTGTATGTGGAAGATTTTGAAGAAAAGGTAGAGCGGCAGGGAGAATTCGGAACCAAAGAGGGAGAAGATCTGTTCCAGGGGTATCGATGGGAAATAACCGATGAAGATTATATAATCGATGAGCTTGAAGAGGAGTGGGCAAAAAATAATGCCTCGATAGATGAGAAAGATTTCCAGCTTCGAAAAATCACGGTTCGGGTGACCTGGGAAAGCGGACAGAACGAAAAAAGTGTGGAACTGGTCACCGTGAAAATGTTTTATAAAAAGCCTTCTTGA
- a CDS encoding GspH/FimT family pseudopilin: MKDGILAGEKGFTLIELVIVIVIMGAAMALAAPKIGKSLEKMQLRSAARRLSAVLRYARQMAISRKKEYTVTFPDDHTYVYLSVIRETGGDDGDQTVEDPNAAQGKADLGEQGIKDREVKIDLYEVLKTKDVSISCQDQGEEEPMQDESGMVGEIIFYPKGESSGGKITLAMKELNLAYQIDVDPITGRVKVDRATENE; this comes from the coding sequence ATGAAGGATGGTATCCTTGCCGGGGAAAAAGGTTTTACCCTCATCGAGCTGGTGATCGTCATCGTGATCATGGGTGCAGCTATGGCCCTGGCTGCGCCAAAGATCGGAAAGTCTTTGGAAAAGATGCAACTGCGCTCAGCCGCCCGCAGGCTGTCCGCAGTTTTGCGCTATGCAAGGCAGATGGCGATTTCCCGGAAGAAAGAATATACCGTGACTTTTCCGGATGATCATACCTATGTCTATCTGAGCGTAATCCGAGAGACAGGTGGAGATGACGGGGATCAGACTGTTGAAGATCCGAACGCCGCCCAGGGTAAGGCTGATCTTGGTGAACAGGGGATCAAGGATAGGGAAGTCAAGATAGATTTATACGAGGTTCTGAAAACCAAGGATGTAAGCATCTCCTGCCAGGATCAGGGTGAGGAGGAACCAATGCAGGATGAGTCCGGCATGGTGGGTGAGATTATCTTCTATCCCAAAGGTGAATCGAGCGGAGGGAAAATTACCCTGGCCATGAAAGAGCTTAATCTGGCTTATCAGATCGATGTGGACCCGATTACGGGCAGGGTCAAGGTCGATAGAGCGACTGAAAATGAGTAA
- the gspG gene encoding type II secretion system major pseudopilin GspG gives MKKHLKILCTATHAGFTLIELLIVMIIIGLLAALVAPRMFGKVEKARDKAARAQISLFKTALDSYRLDTGHYPPDLQALVEDTEQLGRRWDGPYLKKLPKDPWGNDYYYMAENEQPCSPGPDGQQGTEDDICDETGEEEGEETAGGGGPVREPGIE, from the coding sequence ATGAAAAAACATTTAAAAATCTTATGTACAGCAACACATGCAGGTTTTACTTTGATCGAACTTCTCATTGTCATGATCATCATCGGCCTTCTGGCTGCCCTGGTTGCGCCGAGGATGTTTGGTAAAGTGGAAAAAGCCCGAGATAAGGCAGCGCGTGCTCAGATTTCCCTGTTTAAAACTGCGCTCGATTCGTATCGACTGGATACCGGACATTATCCTCCAGACCTCCAAGCTTTGGTAGAAGATACAGAGCAATTAGGCAGGCGATGGGATGGCCCCTACTTAAAAAAATTACCTAAAGATCCCTGGGGAAACGACTATTATTACATGGCCGAGAACGAGCAGCCATGCTCACCGGGGCCAGACGGGCAACAAGGCACCGAGGATGACATTTGTGATGAAACCGGCGAGGAAGAAGGGGAAGAGACTGCTGGCGGCGGTGGTCCAGTCCGGGAACCGGGAATAGAATGA
- the gspF gene encoding type II secretion system inner membrane protein GspF translates to MAVFTYKATDRLGKLVTGSIEAKDRRAVITRLQESNYFPIKVEEKGKTSAAAATEQKKLSLSFGQRVKKKDVLIFTSQLATLTSSGVPLDRSLTVLTELTENKKLSQIIADVQKNVHGGSHFTDALARHPRVFSKLYVSMVKAGESGGVLENVLSRLADFLESSQEFKESVSSALVYPVLLTLVGGGAVVVLLTFVVPKFTQIFADMGQTLPLSTRLLLGFSGMIVSYWWVIAGLIALLVLSVRQYLKTESGKWQWDSLKLRLPVLGNLTQKIEVSRFSRTLGTLVQSGVPILQSLAIVKDIMGNAVLAKAIKEIQGRIKEGEKISEPLLQCHLFPPMAIHMIDVGEETGQLEPMLFKVADAYDRETRTAIKRMVSMLEPALILVMGLVVGFIVISMLMAIFGINDIPM, encoded by the coding sequence ATGGCGGTTTTTACCTATAAGGCAACGGATCGGCTTGGCAAGCTTGTTACCGGCAGTATTGAGGCCAAAGACAGGAGGGCCGTAATTACCCGGCTGCAGGAGTCGAATTATTTCCCCATCAAAGTTGAAGAGAAAGGAAAAACATCTGCTGCGGCAGCGACCGAGCAAAAAAAGCTTTCCCTCTCGTTTGGCCAGAGGGTGAAAAAAAAGGATGTCCTGATCTTTACCAGTCAACTGGCAACCCTCACCTCATCAGGAGTCCCGCTGGACAGAAGCCTGACCGTACTGACTGAGCTGACCGAAAACAAAAAATTGAGCCAGATCATCGCTGATGTCCAGAAGAACGTACATGGCGGAAGTCATTTTACCGATGCCCTGGCCCGTCATCCCCGGGTTTTTTCCAAGCTCTACGTCAGCATGGTCAAGGCCGGGGAATCGGGCGGCGTTCTGGAAAACGTCTTGAGCAGACTGGCAGATTTTCTGGAGAGCTCCCAGGAATTCAAGGAGAGTGTCAGTTCCGCCTTGGTTTATCCGGTGCTGTTGACTCTGGTCGGCGGAGGGGCGGTAGTTGTGCTTTTGACTTTCGTGGTCCCGAAATTCACCCAGATTTTTGCCGACATGGGGCAGACACTTCCGCTGTCTACCAGACTGCTGCTGGGGTTCAGCGGTATGATAGTCTCCTATTGGTGGGTAATTGCGGGATTGATTGCCCTGCTGGTTCTCTCGGTACGCCAATACCTGAAAACGGAGAGCGGCAAATGGCAGTGGGATTCCCTGAAACTGCGTCTTCCGGTCCTGGGGAATTTAACCCAGAAAATCGAGGTTTCGCGATTCAGCAGAACGCTGGGGACTCTGGTCCAGAGCGGGGTGCCAATATTGCAGTCCCTGGCTATTGTCAAGGATATCATGGGTAATGCTGTTTTAGCCAAGGCCATCAAGGAGATTCAGGGCAGAATCAAGGAAGGGGAAAAGATATCCGAGCCGCTGCTTCAATGCCACCTGTTTCCGCCCATGGCCATTCATATGATCGATGTCGGCGAAGAGACCGGGCAACTGGAGCCCATGCTTTTTAAGGTTGCCGATGCCTATGACCGGGAGACGCGGACAGCGATCAAGCGGATGGTATCCATGCTGGAGCCCGCATTGATTCTGGTCATGGGCCTTGTGGTCGGGTTTATTGTCATTTCGATGCTCATGGCTATCTTCGGTATTAACGATATCCCGATGTAG
- the gspE gene encoding type II secretion system ATPase GspE: MISHNKKRVYELLLNQKLIDQEDLNRALSEQKITGQPLEKVLVDLGLVSEENVYKALAEYLGLPFLSASEYPETPFLGIDFSPQFMKQYKFFPLEMKENVLSIVTAAPLDFSTIDEISLFTGCKVKLFVSKESDILSAIDRQYGGGATTMERIIGDMNEDEMQLVSTSEDEDINQLRDMASEAPIIKLVNLIITRGIDDGASDIHIEPFEDKLMVRLRIDGILHDIESPPKRLQAAITSRVKIMANLNIAERRLPQDGRVRLRVAGKKVDLRVSTVPTLYGESVVMRILDRSSILLTLEDLGFPEDKLVQFEGLIRKPHGIILVTGPTGSGKTTTLYAALDKINSPDKKIITVEDPVEYQLSGVNQIQVNTKIGLTFSSGLRSIVRQDPDIMMIGEIRDLETAEIAIQSALTGHLVFSTLHTNDSCGAITRLLDMGVEGYLVASCLEGVLAQRLVRTICKRCRQAVIPDKKVLASMNLPQKESTIVYRGKGCEECKNTGYKGRSGVYELLIVNETIRRLIVEKTGANIIRQKAMQGGLKSLRDDGWEKVKKGITTIEEVLRVTKEDEAEILDAIGI, translated from the coding sequence ATGATCAGCCATAATAAAAAGAGAGTTTATGAGCTGCTGCTGAATCAAAAGCTGATTGACCAGGAGGATCTGAATCGAGCTCTTTCCGAGCAGAAAATTACCGGTCAGCCTCTGGAAAAGGTCTTGGTGGATCTGGGTCTGGTTTCCGAAGAAAACGTCTACAAGGCCCTGGCTGAATATCTGGGGCTGCCGTTTTTGTCCGCCTCGGAATATCCGGAGACGCCATTCCTGGGAATCGATTTTTCTCCACAGTTCATGAAGCAGTACAAATTTTTTCCGCTGGAGATGAAGGAAAACGTTTTATCCATTGTCACAGCCGCACCTCTGGATTTTTCCACCATTGACGAGATATCCCTCTTTACCGGGTGTAAGGTGAAACTCTTCGTTTCCAAGGAAAGTGACATTCTATCCGCCATTGACCGGCAGTATGGCGGCGGGGCAACAACCATGGAGCGGATCATCGGGGATATGAATGAAGATGAAATGCAACTGGTGAGCACCAGTGAGGATGAAGATATCAATCAACTGCGGGATATGGCTTCCGAAGCCCCGATTATCAAGCTGGTCAATCTGATTATTACCCGCGGGATTGATGACGGCGCGAGTGATATCCACATTGAGCCTTTTGAAGACAAGCTCATGGTGCGCCTGCGAATCGATGGCATTCTGCATGATATCGAGTCTCCCCCGAAGAGACTTCAGGCCGCGATTACCTCGAGAGTAAAGATCATGGCCAATTTGAACATTGCCGAAAGACGCCTGCCGCAGGATGGAAGGGTAAGGCTGCGGGTTGCCGGGAAAAAGGTGGATCTTCGGGTATCCACGGTTCCCACCCTTTATGGAGAGAGTGTGGTCATGAGAATTCTTGACCGCAGCAGCATTTTATTGACCCTGGAGGACCTTGGTTTTCCGGAAGATAAGCTGGTCCAGTTTGAGGGGCTGATTCGGAAACCGCATGGAATTATTCTGGTTACCGGCCCTACGGGAAGCGGCAAGACAACGACCCTGTATGCAGCTTTGGATAAAATCAATTCGCCGGATAAAAAAATCATCACCGTCGAGGACCCGGTGGAATATCAGTTGAGCGGAGTGAACCAGATTCAGGTGAATACAAAGATTGGTTTGACTTTTTCCAGCGGATTGCGCTCTATTGTCCGGCAGGACCCCGACATCATGATGATCGGAGAAATCCGCGACCTCGAAACAGCGGAAATTGCCATCCAATCCGCCCTGACCGGGCATCTGGTATTTTCCACCCTGCACACCAATGATTCGTGTGGAGCAATTACCCGGCTTCTGGATATGGGAGTCGAAGGCTACCTGGTGGCCTCCTGCCTGGAAGGAGTTTTGGCTCAAAGGCTGGTCCGGACCATTTGCAAACGGTGCAGGCAGGCGGTGATTCCGGATAAAAAGGTTCTGGCCAGCATGAATCTGCCGCAGAAAGAAAGCACGATCGTTTATCGGGGAAAAGGATGTGAGGAATGTAAAAATACCGGCTACAAGGGGCGGTCTGGCGTGTATGAGCTTTTGATCGTCAATGAAACAATTCGAAGGCTGATCGTTGAGAAGACTGGTGCAAATATTATCCGGCAGAAAGCCATGCAGGGTGGATTAAAGTCTTTGCGTGACGATGGCTGGGAAAAGGTGAAAAAAGGCATCACCACCATCGAAGAGGTCCTGCGGGTTACCAAAGAGGATGAAGCTGAGATCCTGGACGCTATCGGAATATAG
- the pnpS gene encoding two-component system histidine kinase PnpS: MIPKRKNLLWRNYLVYLLIILLSLLVVTWQASRVLRQVYREQTGAALKAHALLVKRQVEGKLSETSARMVDALCKETGSQLQTQITVILPSGQVIGDSEEDPARMGNHGSHPEFEKALAGDTGISTRYSFELKRDVLYLAIPVARGRDIEGSIRVSAPLPSNGRILEAIIYPGVAVYALLLALIAAVVSLIVSRPVDIALEEMEKGIQHFTSGDLDYRLPVPDPEEIGSLADGMNRMASRLGDRIRTITQEKNELEAVLSSMDEAVLVVDMNERIIRFNQAAARLFEVKTRTVQGRTIQEVIRNTDLQRLVTKTLSSQEPVEGDIVLYRGTERFLQAHGTVLRDLKGESIGALLVLDNITRLKVLENVRRDFVANVSHELRTPITSIKGFVETLRDGAVNCPQDRMRFLDIIARHADRLDAIIEDLLSLSRIEQEAEKGEIVLEEGQIQAVLQSAILVCAGKAAEKGVRIDLSCDHSLTAKINMPLLEQAVINLIDNAIKYSAAESAVQVEAASIGGEIVIRVRDRGCGIPREHLPRIFERFYRVDKARSRKLGGTGLGLAIVKHIVQAHGGRILVESIPDKGSTFSICLPGSDI; this comes from the coding sequence ATGATACCAAAAAGAAAAAACCTGCTGTGGCGAAATTACCTCGTTTATCTGCTTATTATCCTGCTCTCCCTGCTGGTAGTGACCTGGCAGGCGTCAAGGGTGCTCAGGCAGGTATATCGTGAACAGACGGGCGCTGCTCTGAAAGCCCATGCCCTGCTGGTCAAAAGGCAGGTCGAGGGAAAGCTGTCGGAGACGAGCGCCCGCATGGTGGATGCTCTCTGCAAGGAAACCGGCTCACAACTGCAAACTCAGATTACGGTTATTCTGCCGTCCGGCCAGGTCATTGGCGATTCGGAGGAAGATCCTGCCCGCATGGGCAATCACGGAAGTCATCCTGAATTTGAGAAAGCATTGGCCGGTGATACTGGCATCTCGACCAGGTACAGCTTCGAGCTGAAAAGAGATGTCCTGTACCTGGCAATTCCGGTTGCAAGGGGAAGGGATATCGAAGGAAGCATCCGCGTATCTGCACCGCTGCCTTCGAATGGCAGGATTCTCGAGGCGATCATCTATCCCGGGGTTGCCGTGTATGCCCTGCTGCTGGCCCTGATTGCGGCAGTCGTCAGTCTGATTGTTTCCCGGCCTGTGGATATAGCCCTTGAGGAAATGGAAAAGGGAATACAGCACTTTACTTCGGGTGATCTTGATTACCGCCTGCCAGTGCCGGATCCGGAAGAGATCGGTTCCCTGGCCGATGGGATGAACCGGATGGCCAGCCGGCTGGGTGATCGGATACGCACCATCACCCAGGAAAAGAACGAGCTTGAAGCCGTACTCTCCAGCATGGATGAGGCGGTTCTGGTGGTCGATATGAATGAGCGCATTATCCGGTTCAACCAGGCCGCTGCCCGTCTCTTCGAGGTCAAAACCAGGACAGTACAGGGCCGGACAATCCAGGAAGTAATCAGAAATACCGATCTCCAGCGTCTGGTAACGAAAACACTTTCAAGCCAGGAGCCGGTCGAGGGTGATATTGTCCTTTACCGTGGCACGGAACGGTTTTTACAGGCTCACGGTACTGTTTTGCGGGACCTGAAGGGGGAGAGTATCGGCGCCCTCCTGGTTCTGGATAACATTACCCGGCTCAAGGTGCTCGAAAATGTCCGCCGCGATTTCGTGGCCAATGTTTCTCATGAGCTGAGGACCCCTATCACTTCGATCAAGGGATTTGTTGAAACGCTTCGGGATGGAGCTGTCAACTGCCCGCAGGACAGGATGCGGTTCCTCGATATCATTGCCCGGCACGCAGACCGTCTGGATGCCATTATCGAAGACCTGTTGAGCCTCTCCCGGATTGAGCAGGAGGCTGAAAAAGGAGAGATCGTTCTTGAGGAAGGTCAGATACAGGCAGTTCTTCAGTCCGCTATTCTGGTATGTGCCGGCAAAGCGGCCGAGAAGGGAGTGCGTATTGATCTTTCCTGTGACCATAGTCTCACGGCAAAAATCAATATGCCGCTTCTCGAACAGGCTGTTATCAACCTGATCGACAATGCCATAAAGTACAGTGCCGCAGAAAGTGCCGTCCAGGTCGAAGCGGCCAGCATAGGCGGGGAGATCGTGATCAGAGTCCGGGACCGGGGGTGCGGCATCCCCAGGGAACATCTCCCGCGGATATTCGAGCGCTTTTACCGCGTGGATAAAGCCCGGAGCCGGAAGCTCGGCGGCACGGGCCTGGGGCTTGCCATCGTCAAACACATCGTTCAGGCCCACGGCGGCCGCATCCTGGTCGAGAGCATACCGGACAAGGGGAGCACCTTTTCCATTTGCCTGCCAGGAAGCGATATTTAG
- a CDS encoding response regulator transcription factor — translation MPHHKILIIDDEEDILELIRYNLLKEGYLVEGVTCGEKALARARAGMPDLIVLDLMLPGIDGLDVCKALKGDAKTSHIPVIMLTARGEDADIVTGLELGADDYITKPFSPKVLIARIRAALRRRRKGESDNAPAMSVHNLTLYPARHQIMVDGEPVELTATEFDILCFLMRRPGWVFTRNQIINAVKGDGYAVTDRSVDVQIVGLRKKLGKAGEYIETVRGVGYRLKE, via the coding sequence ATGCCGCACCATAAAATCCTGATTATTGATGATGAAGAAGATATTCTGGAATTGATACGCTACAACCTCCTCAAGGAAGGGTATCTTGTGGAGGGAGTCACCTGCGGTGAGAAGGCCCTGGCCAGGGCCAGGGCAGGGATGCCGGACCTCATCGTGCTCGATCTTATGCTGCCGGGCATCGATGGCCTCGATGTCTGTAAAGCGCTCAAGGGTGACGCCAAAACATCCCATATCCCGGTCATCATGCTGACGGCCAGGGGGGAGGATGCCGATATCGTGACCGGTCTCGAACTGGGTGCTGATGATTATATAACCAAGCCGTTCAGCCCGAAGGTTCTGATCGCCAGGATCAGGGCGGCTCTGCGAAGGCGCAGGAAGGGTGAGTCGGATAACGCCCCGGCCATGAGTGTCCACAATCTGACCCTGTATCCTGCCCGGCACCAGATAATGGTGGACGGGGAGCCCGTAGAGCTTACGGCGACCGAATTCGACATCCTGTGCTTCCTGATGCGAAGACCGGGCTGGGTATTCACCCGCAATCAGATTATAAATGCAGTCAAAGGGGATGGCTATGCAGTCACGGACCGGTCGGTGGATGTGCAGATCGTTGGCCTGAGGAAAAAACTGGGGAAGGCCGGCGAGTATATCGAGACCGTGCGGGGAGTAGGGTACCGGCTCAAAGAATAA